A single genomic interval of Cupriavidus sp. MP-37 harbors:
- a CDS encoding LrgB family protein, with amino-acid sequence MMTPRLNEIWVYLAASPLVGLTATLLAYVFAFRIYEKSRFSPLANPVMIAVALLVTVLTVTGTPYKTYFDGAQFVHFLLGPATVALAVPLYLQLPKLRTHVFPLLAGLVAGSVVAVVSAVGIAWLLGASPETVRSLAPKSVTIPIAMGVAEKIGGLPSLTAVLVMGTGIIGAVSATMLLNLLRIRDYSVRGFATGVAAHGIGTARAFQVNQEAGAFAALGMGLNGVLTAILVPVMAAWMPH; translated from the coding sequence ATGATGACGCCGCGCCTGAACGAGATCTGGGTCTACCTTGCCGCCAGCCCGCTGGTGGGGCTGACCGCGACGCTGCTGGCCTATGTCTTTGCCTTCCGCATCTACGAGAAATCGCGCTTCTCGCCGCTGGCCAACCCGGTGATGATCGCGGTGGCGCTGCTGGTCACGGTGCTGACCGTCACCGGCACGCCCTACAAGACCTACTTCGACGGCGCGCAGTTCGTGCACTTCCTGCTGGGGCCGGCGACGGTGGCGCTGGCGGTGCCGCTGTACCTGCAGCTGCCCAAGCTGCGCACCCACGTGTTCCCGCTGCTGGCGGGACTGGTGGCGGGCTCGGTGGTGGCGGTGGTGTCGGCGGTGGGCATTGCCTGGCTGCTCGGTGCCTCGCCGGAAACGGTGCGCTCGCTCGCGCCCAAGTCGGTGACGATCCCGATCGCCATGGGCGTGGCCGAGAAGATCGGCGGGCTGCCGTCGCTGACGGCGGTGCTGGTGATGGGCACCGGCATCATCGGCGCGGTCAGCGCGACCATGCTGCTGAACCTGCTGCGCATCCGCGACTACAGCGTGCGCGGCTTCGCCACCGGCGTCGCGGCACACGGCATCGGCACCGCGCGCGCGTTCCAGGTCAACCAGGAAGCCGGCGCCTTCGCCGCGCTTGGCATGGGCCTGAACGGCGTGCTGACCGCGATCCTGGTGCCGGTGATGGCGGCGTGGATGCCGCACTGA
- the glcE gene encoding glycolate oxidase subunit GlcE, whose translation MQATLDAFRDAVRQATETRTALRLRGGGSKDFYGQPPQGQLLDTRAYTGIVDYDPAELVITARCGTPLAEIEAALAEKRQILAFEPPHFTLPGQPSVATLGGAVAAGLSGPRRQSVGALRDFVLGAQLMDGRGEVMDFGGQVMKNVAGYDVSRLLAGSLGTLGLILQVSLKVLPTPFDEATLRFEMAQAEAIRQLNQWGGQPLPLASSVWQAGVLHVRLSGAGAAVRAACARLGGERLDPAPAAALWQSLREQTHPFFAPAHAGRALWRLAVPPVAAPLALPGAQLVEWGGGQRWWLPEEGSAKADAESVRAVAQAAGGHATLFRHGDKSMGVFTPLASPLAAIHRRLKETFDPAGIFNPQRMYPGL comes from the coding sequence ATGCAAGCCACCCTCGACGCCTTCCGCGACGCCGTCAGGCAAGCCACCGAGACCCGCACCGCGCTGCGGCTGCGCGGCGGCGGCAGCAAGGATTTCTACGGCCAGCCGCCGCAAGGCCAGCTGCTGGACACGCGCGCCTACACCGGCATCGTCGACTACGACCCGGCCGAACTCGTGATCACCGCGCGCTGCGGCACGCCGCTGGCCGAGATCGAAGCCGCGCTCGCGGAAAAGCGCCAGATCCTGGCGTTCGAGCCGCCCCACTTCACGCTGCCCGGCCAGCCCAGCGTGGCGACGCTGGGCGGCGCCGTCGCCGCCGGGCTGTCGGGCCCGCGCCGGCAGTCGGTGGGCGCGCTGCGCGACTTCGTGCTGGGCGCGCAGCTGATGGACGGCCGCGGCGAGGTGATGGACTTCGGCGGCCAAGTGATGAAGAACGTCGCCGGCTACGACGTGTCGCGGCTGCTGGCGGGCTCGCTCGGCACGCTGGGGCTGATCCTGCAGGTCTCGCTCAAGGTGCTGCCGACGCCGTTCGACGAGGCCACGCTGCGCTTCGAGATGGCGCAGGCCGAAGCCATCCGGCAGCTGAACCAGTGGGGCGGCCAGCCGCTGCCGCTGGCGTCTTCGGTGTGGCAGGCGGGCGTGCTGCACGTGCGCCTGTCCGGCGCCGGCGCCGCGGTGCGCGCGGCCTGCGCCCGGCTCGGCGGCGAGCGCCTGGACCCGGCGCCCGCTGCCGCGCTGTGGCAATCGCTGCGCGAGCAGACCCACCCGTTCTTCGCTCCGGCGCACGCCGGCCGCGCGCTGTGGCGGCTGGCGGTGCCCCCCGTGGCCGCGCCGCTGGCGCTGCCGGGCGCGCAGCTGGTCGAATGGGGCGGCGGCCAGCGCTGGTGGCTGCCCGAAGAGGGCTCGGCCAAGGCCGACGCCGAAAGCGTGCGCGCGGTGGCCCAGGCCGCCGGCGGCCATGCCACGCTGTTTCGCCATGGCGACAAGTCGATGGGCGTGTTCACGCCGCTGGCGTCGCCGCTGGCGGCGATCCACCGCCGCCTGAAAGAGACCTTCGACCCGGCCGGCATCTTCAACCCGCAGCGCATGTACCCCGGGCTCTGA
- a CDS encoding ion transporter, translating to MKENPRRRQHQEAVVRQRLGQPEAGWRQRWYTIIFEADTREGRLFDVALLLAIVTSVMIVMLDSLPAVNQRLGGVFTVLEWMFTLLFTAEYAMRLLVVRRPWRYALSFYGIIDFISIMPTWLAFFVPELHFLIDVRLLRLLRVFRILKLTVYFEEAEILYRALVNSRRKIFVFLAAVFIITVILGTVMYVVEGPEHGFHSIPVSMYWAVVTLTTTGFGDMVPKTPLGQFITSLTILLGYGIIAFPTGIVGAELAASIMKRPLTTRTCTHCLTEGHEPDAQYCKHCGSPLPAYQNDRPEIPGGRDGST from the coding sequence ATGAAAGAGAATCCCCGCCGGCGCCAGCACCAGGAAGCCGTGGTGCGCCAGCGCCTGGGCCAGCCCGAGGCCGGCTGGCGCCAGCGCTGGTACACCATCATCTTCGAGGCCGATACGCGCGAGGGCCGTCTGTTCGACGTCGCGCTGCTGCTCGCCATCGTCACCAGCGTGATGATCGTGATGCTCGACAGCCTGCCTGCGGTGAACCAGCGCCTTGGCGGGGTCTTCACGGTGCTGGAATGGATGTTCACGCTGCTGTTCACGGCCGAGTACGCCATGCGCCTGCTGGTGGTGCGGCGGCCGTGGCGCTATGCGCTGAGCTTCTACGGCATCATCGACTTCATCTCGATCATGCCGACCTGGCTGGCGTTCTTCGTGCCGGAACTGCATTTCCTCATCGACGTGCGCCTGCTGCGGCTGCTGCGCGTGTTCCGGATCCTGAAGCTGACCGTGTACTTCGAGGAAGCCGAGATCCTGTACCGCGCGCTGGTCAACAGCCGGCGCAAGATCTTCGTGTTCCTGGCCGCGGTGTTCATCATCACCGTGATCCTCGGCACCGTGATGTACGTGGTCGAGGGCCCGGAGCACGGCTTCCACAGCATCCCGGTCAGCATGTACTGGGCCGTGGTGACGCTGACCACCACCGGCTTCGGCGACATGGTGCCGAAGACGCCGCTGGGGCAGTTCATCACCTCGCTGACGATCCTGCTGGGCTACGGCATCATCGCCTTTCCCACCGGCATCGTCGGCGCCGAGCTGGCCGCCAGCATCATGAAGCGGCCGCTGACCACGCGCACCTGCACCCATTGCCTGACCGAGGGGCACGAGCCCGACGCGCAGTATTGCAAGCACTGCGGCAGCCCCCTGCCGGCCTACCAGAACGACCGGCCTGAAATTCCGGGCGGCCGCGACGGCTCGACCTGA
- a CDS encoding VOC family protein, giving the protein MSQRLINWLEIPVVDMPRAVGFYEQVFEIKLRRETMSQVDMAVFPHPDPGGALVAGEGYRPSNYYGTVPYLHAPELDALLARAARAGGKTVFGPLRLPGEIGRIAHITDSEGNRIGLHEPVAA; this is encoded by the coding sequence ATGAGCCAACGTCTGATCAACTGGCTGGAAATCCCTGTCGTCGACATGCCCCGCGCGGTCGGCTTCTACGAGCAGGTGTTCGAGATCAAGCTGCGCCGCGAGACCATGAGCCAGGTCGACATGGCGGTGTTCCCGCATCCCGATCCCGGCGGCGCGCTGGTCGCCGGCGAAGGCTACCGGCCCAGCAACTACTACGGCACGGTGCCGTACCTGCACGCGCCGGAGCTCGATGCGCTGCTGGCGCGCGCCGCGCGCGCCGGCGGCAAGACCGTGTTCGGGCCGCTGCGCCTGCCGGGCGAGATCGGCCGCATCGCGCATATCACCGACAGCGAAGGCAACCGCATCGGCCTGCACGAACCGGTGGCCGCATGA
- a CDS encoding YggS family pyridoxal phosphate-dependent enzyme yields MSVIAANLQAVRQGIAAAAQQAGRQAADIALLAVSKTVSPDRIRAAYAAGQREFGENYVQEGVDKIAALADLRDRLQWHFIGPLQSNKTRPVAEHFDWVHTIDRLRIAERLSAQRPAGMAPLQVCIQVNISGEASKSGVAPAEVPALAHAVAALPNLRLRGLMAIPEPEQDPAAQRRPFAAMRAMLQALRADGLALDTLSMGMSGDMEAAIAEGSTLVRIGTAIFGARG; encoded by the coding sequence ATGTCTGTGATTGCCGCCAACTTGCAAGCCGTGCGCCAGGGCATTGCGGCGGCAGCACAACAGGCCGGCAGGCAAGCCGCGGACATCGCCCTGCTGGCCGTTTCCAAGACCGTTTCACCCGACCGCATAAGGGCCGCATACGCCGCCGGACAGCGCGAATTCGGCGAAAACTACGTCCAGGAAGGCGTCGACAAGATCGCCGCGCTGGCCGACCTGCGCGACCGCCTGCAATGGCATTTCATCGGCCCGCTGCAAAGCAACAAGACGCGGCCGGTGGCGGAACATTTCGACTGGGTCCACACCATCGACCGGCTCAGGATCGCCGAACGGCTGTCGGCGCAACGTCCGGCCGGCATGGCGCCGCTGCAGGTCTGCATCCAGGTGAATATCAGCGGCGAGGCCAGCAAGAGCGGCGTGGCTCCGGCAGAGGTTCCGGCGCTGGCGCATGCCGTCGCCGCCCTGCCCAACCTGCGGCTGCGCGGACTGATGGCGATCCCCGAGCCCGAGCAAGACCCCGCGGCGCAACGCCGCCCGTTCGCCGCCATGCGCGCCATGCTGCAGGCGCTGCGCGCCGACGGGCTGGCGCTCGATACGCTGTCGATGGGCATGTCGGGCGACATGGAGGCCGCCATTGCCGAGGGCTCGACCCTGGTGCGGATCGGCACCGCCATCTTCGGCGCGCGCGGCTGA
- a CDS encoding PilT/PilU family type 4a pilus ATPase, whose translation MLDRESAAKYINDLLELMVSNRGSDLFITSDFPPAIKVDGKITPVSQQPLNPTQALGLVRSVMNERQVQDFDTSRECNFAISAPKAGRFRVSAFIQQGKAGMVVRTINTRIPSVADLDLPQTLHDVVMAKRGLVIVTGATGSGKSTTLAAMLDHRNAHSYGHIITIEDPIEYVHAHQNCIVTQREVGIDTESWHVALKNTLRQAPDVILIGEIRDRETMEYAMQYAETGHLCLATLHANNANQAIDRVVNFFPEEKRQQLLIDLSLNLKAMISQRLLPRAGRKGRVPAVEIMIGTPLVADLIFKGEIHELKEVIKKSREQGMISFDQALFDLYEQGKITYEDALRNADSLNDLRLMIKLHSTHAKDSDLGAGTEHLNVI comes from the coding sequence ATGCTCGACCGCGAATCCGCCGCCAAGTACATCAACGACCTGCTCGAGCTGATGGTCAGCAACCGCGGCTCGGACCTGTTCATCACTTCGGACTTTCCGCCGGCGATCAAGGTCGATGGCAAGATCACGCCGGTGTCGCAGCAGCCGCTGAACCCGACCCAGGCGCTGGGCCTGGTGCGCTCGGTGATGAACGAGCGCCAGGTGCAGGACTTCGACACCAGCCGCGAATGCAATTTCGCGATCAGCGCGCCCAAGGCCGGGCGCTTCCGCGTCTCGGCCTTTATCCAGCAGGGCAAGGCCGGCATGGTGGTGCGCACCATCAATACGCGCATCCCGTCGGTGGCCGACCTGGACCTGCCGCAGACGCTGCATGACGTGGTGATGGCCAAGCGCGGGCTGGTGATCGTCACCGGCGCCACCGGCTCGGGCAAGTCGACCACGCTGGCGGCAATGCTCGACCACCGCAACGCGCATTCCTACGGCCATATCATCACCATCGAGGATCCGATCGAATACGTGCACGCGCACCAGAACTGCATCGTCACGCAGCGCGAGGTCGGCATCGATACCGAGTCGTGGCACGTGGCGCTGAAGAACACGCTGCGCCAGGCGCCCGACGTGATCCTGATCGGCGAGATCCGCGACCGCGAGACCATGGAGTACGCGATGCAGTACGCCGAGACCGGCCACCTGTGCCTGGCCACGCTGCACGCCAACAACGCCAACCAGGCGATCGACCGCGTGGTCAACTTCTTCCCCGAGGAAAAGCGCCAGCAGCTGCTGATCGACCTGTCGCTGAACCTGAAGGCGATGATCTCGCAGCGCCTGCTGCCGCGCGCGGGCCGCAAGGGCCGGGTGCCGGCGGTCGAGATCATGATCGGCACGCCGCTGGTGGCCGACCTGATCTTCAAGGGCGAGATCCACGAGCTCAAGGAAGTCATCAAGAAGTCGCGCGAGCAGGGCATGATCTCGTTCGACCAGGCGCTGTTCGACCTGTACGAGCAGGGCAAGATCACCTACGAGGACGCGCTGCGCAACGCCGACTCGCTCAACGACCTGCGCCTGATGATCAAGCTGCACAGCACGCATGCCAAGGACTCGGACCTGGGCGCCGGCACCGAGCATCTCAACGTCATCTGA
- the proC gene encoding pyrroline-5-carboxylate reductase translates to MLDTLTFGFLGGGNMASALIGGLIARGVPAGAIRVVDPFPEAQQRLARDLGVHAAGAPDAAFGASDVLVLAVKPQQFRDAAAQLLPHLPGDGPGNLVISVAAGIRLQDMQRWLGGRKRVVRAMPNTPALSGMGMTGLAAAAGLSAEDRAIASAVAEAVGKCVWVDGDDQIDAVTAISGSGPAYVFYFIEAMQRAATELGLSAEQGRELAVETFRGAATLAGQSPEAVATLRERVTSKGGTTYAALTSMEASGIADAFVRAMHAAAARGREMGAEFGKE, encoded by the coding sequence ATGCTCGACACCCTCACCTTCGGTTTTCTTGGCGGCGGCAACATGGCTTCCGCATTGATCGGCGGCCTGATCGCGCGCGGCGTGCCCGCCGGCGCGATCCGCGTGGTCGACCCGTTCCCGGAAGCGCAGCAGCGCCTGGCGCGCGACCTCGGCGTGCATGCCGCCGGCGCGCCGGATGCCGCCTTCGGCGCCAGCGACGTGCTGGTGCTCGCGGTCAAGCCGCAGCAGTTCCGCGACGCCGCGGCGCAGCTGCTGCCGCACCTGCCGGGCGATGGTCCGGGCAACCTGGTGATCAGCGTGGCCGCCGGCATCCGGCTGCAGGACATGCAGCGCTGGCTCGGCGGGCGCAAGCGCGTGGTGCGCGCAATGCCGAATACGCCGGCGCTGTCGGGCATGGGCATGACGGGGCTGGCCGCAGCGGCCGGGCTATCGGCCGAAGACCGTGCCATTGCCAGCGCCGTGGCCGAGGCCGTCGGCAAATGCGTGTGGGTCGACGGCGATGACCAGATCGATGCCGTCACCGCGATCTCCGGCAGCGGTCCGGCCTATGTGTTCTATTTCATCGAGGCGATGCAGCGCGCCGCCACCGAACTGGGGCTGAGCGCCGAACAGGGACGCGAACTCGCGGTGGAAACCTTCCGCGGCGCGGCCACGCTGGCGGGGCAATCGCCCGAAGCGGTGGCGACGCTGCGCGAGCGCGTGACCTCGAAGGGCGGGACCACCTATGCGGCGCTGACGTCGATGGAAGCCTCCGGCATCGCCGATGCCTTTGTGCGCGCGATGCATGCGGCCGCGGCGCGGGGCAGGGAGATGGGGGCGGAGTTCGGGAAGGAATAA
- the glcF gene encoding glycolate oxidase subunit GlcF, whose protein sequence is MQTTLADFLRDTPEGEEAKSIVGKCVHCGFCTATCPTYQLLGDELDGPRGRIYLMKQVLEGHAITESTRLHLDRCLTCRNCESTCPSGVRYGRLVDIGRQLVDDKLEAEGVRRPASQRIARWVLREGLTRPALFGTALRLGQMVRPLLPGTLRAKLPPLSASAAPGVWPRNTHARKMLLLDGCVQPAMSPNINAATARVFDRVGVQLVVAREAGCCGAIRFHTGDHDGGLDNMRRNIDAWWPHVEAGAEAIVMTASGCGAMVKDYGHLLRNDPAYAGRARRISALTRDLSEVLPDFADDLHAAAGAVPRDGRRVAYHPPCTLQHGQQIRGKVEALLTGLGVEVKLCADSHLCCGSAGTYSVLQPELSQRLRDDKLAKLQATQPEAIVSANIGCISHLQGGTDTPVMHWIELVDRMLG, encoded by the coding sequence ATGCAAACGACCCTGGCCGATTTTCTCCGCGACACGCCCGAAGGCGAGGAAGCCAAATCCATCGTCGGCAAGTGCGTGCATTGCGGCTTCTGCACCGCCACCTGCCCCACTTACCAGCTGCTCGGCGATGAACTGGACGGGCCGCGCGGCCGCATCTACCTGATGAAGCAGGTGCTCGAAGGCCATGCCATCACCGAAAGCACGCGCCTGCACCTGGACCGCTGCCTGACCTGCCGCAACTGCGAATCGACCTGCCCGTCCGGCGTGCGCTACGGCCGCCTGGTCGACATCGGCCGCCAGCTGGTCGACGACAAGCTGGAAGCCGAGGGCGTGCGGCGCCCGGCCAGCCAGCGCATCGCGCGCTGGGTGCTGCGCGAGGGACTGACGCGTCCGGCGCTGTTCGGCACGGCGCTGCGGCTGGGCCAGATGGTGCGCCCGCTGCTGCCGGGCACGCTGCGCGCCAAGTTGCCGCCGCTGTCGGCCAGCGCCGCGCCCGGCGTGTGGCCGCGCAACACGCATGCGCGCAAGATGTTGTTGCTCGACGGTTGCGTGCAGCCGGCAATGTCGCCCAACATCAATGCCGCCACCGCGCGCGTGTTCGACCGTGTCGGCGTACAACTGGTGGTGGCGCGCGAGGCCGGCTGCTGCGGCGCGATCCGCTTCCACACCGGCGACCACGATGGCGGCCTCGACAATATGCGCCGCAATATCGACGCCTGGTGGCCGCATGTCGAAGCCGGCGCCGAAGCCATCGTGATGACCGCGTCGGGCTGCGGCGCGATGGTCAAGGACTACGGCCACCTGCTGCGCAACGATCCCGCCTATGCCGGGCGCGCGCGCCGCATCTCGGCGCTGACGCGCGACCTGTCCGAGGTCCTGCCGGACTTTGCCGACGACCTGCACGCCGCCGCCGGCGCGGTGCCGCGCGACGGCCGGCGCGTGGCCTACCACCCGCCGTGCACGCTGCAGCACGGCCAGCAGATCCGCGGCAAGGTCGAAGCGCTCTTGACCGGCCTCGGCGTGGAAGTCAAACTCTGCGCTGACAGCCACCTGTGCTGCGGCTCGGCGGGCACTTACTCGGTGCTGCAGCCGGAACTGTCCCAGCGCCTGCGCGACGACAAGCTCGCCAAACTGCAGGCGACGCAGCCCGAAGCCATCGTCTCGGCCAATATCGGCTGCATCTCGCACCTGCAGGGCGGCACCGATACGCCGGTCATGCACTGGATCGAACTGGTCGACCGGATGCTGGGATAA
- a CDS encoding type IV pilus twitching motility protein PilT gives MDIAQLLAFAVKNKASDLHLSADMPPMVRIHGDMRRINVASMTHKDVHAMVYDIMSDTQRKAYEERLEIDFSFEIAGLSRFRVNAYNTQRGAAAVFRTIPSKVLTLEELRAPAVFADLCMKPRGLVLVTGPTGSGKSTTLAAMVDHRNENDMGHILTVEDPIEFVHSSKKSLINQRELGPHTHSFANALRSALREDPDVILVGELRDLETIRLALTAAETGHLVFGTLHTSSAAKTIDRVVDVFPPEEKDMVRTMLSESLEAVISQTLLKTRDGNGRTAAHEIMIATPAIRHLIRENKIAQMYSMMQTSSGLGMQTLDQCLSDLIKRSVISYNDARAIAKNPDAFMG, from the coding sequence ATGGACATCGCGCAGCTATTGGCTTTCGCCGTCAAGAACAAGGCGTCCGATCTTCATCTGTCCGCGGACATGCCGCCGATGGTGCGGATCCACGGCGACATGCGCCGCATCAACGTCGCCTCGATGACGCACAAGGATGTCCACGCCATGGTGTACGACATCATGAGCGACACCCAGCGCAAGGCCTACGAGGAACGCCTCGAAATCGATTTCTCGTTCGAGATCGCCGGCCTGTCGCGCTTCCGCGTCAATGCCTATAACACCCAGCGCGGCGCCGCCGCGGTGTTCCGTACCATTCCGTCCAAGGTGCTGACGCTGGAAGAGCTGCGCGCGCCGGCGGTATTTGCCGACCTGTGCATGAAGCCGCGCGGGCTGGTGCTGGTAACGGGCCCGACCGGCTCGGGCAAGTCCACCACGCTGGCGGCGATGGTCGACCATCGCAATGAAAACGACATGGGCCACATCCTCACGGTGGAGGACCCGATCGAATTCGTGCACAGCTCCAAGAAGAGCCTGATCAACCAGCGCGAGCTGGGGCCGCATACGCATTCGTTCGCCAACGCGCTGCGCTCGGCGCTGCGCGAAGACCCTGACGTGATCCTGGTGGGTGAACTGCGCGACCTCGAAACCATCCGCCTGGCGCTGACCGCGGCCGAGACCGGCCACCTGGTCTTCGGCACGCTGCACACCAGTTCGGCGGCCAAGACCATCGACCGCGTGGTCGACGTGTTCCCGCCCGAAGAGAAGGACATGGTGCGCACCATGCTGTCGGAATCGCTCGAGGCGGTGATCTCGCAGACGCTGCTGAAGACCCGCGACGGCAACGGCCGCACCGCCGCGCACGAGATCATGATCGCCACCCCGGCGATCCGCCACCTGATCCGCGAAAACAAGATCGCGCAGATGTACTCGATGATGCAGACCAGCAGCGGGCTGGGCATGCAGACGCTGGACCAGTGCCTGTCGGACCTGATCAAGCGCAGCGTCATCAGCTACAACGACGCGCGCGCGATTGCCAAGAATCCGGACGCGTTCATGGGCTGA
- a CDS encoding glutathione peroxidase — MSNVYQFEANSLAGQPVPLSQFQGKVMLVVNTASECGFTPQYEGLQKLYDEYHERGLEVLGFPCNQFGKQEPGDAQQIGQFCETRFAVRFPMFAKIDVNGPNAHPLYQWLTTEKRGVLGTQGIKWNFTKFLLRRDGTVYKRYAPTVKPAELRADIERLLSDPAA, encoded by the coding sequence ATGAGCAATGTCTACCAGTTCGAAGCCAACTCGCTCGCCGGCCAGCCGGTGCCGCTGTCGCAGTTCCAGGGCAAGGTGATGCTGGTGGTCAATACCGCCAGCGAATGCGGTTTCACCCCGCAGTACGAAGGCCTGCAGAAGCTCTATGACGAATACCACGAGCGGGGCCTGGAGGTGCTGGGCTTCCCGTGCAACCAGTTCGGCAAGCAGGAGCCGGGCGATGCGCAGCAGATCGGGCAGTTCTGCGAAACGCGTTTCGCGGTGCGTTTCCCGATGTTCGCCAAGATCGACGTCAACGGCCCCAACGCCCATCCGCTGTACCAGTGGCTGACCACGGAAAAGCGTGGCGTGCTCGGTACCCAGGGCATCAAGTGGAACTTCACCAAGTTCCTGCTGCGCCGCGACGGCACTGTGTACAAGCGCTATGCGCCGACCGTCAAGCCGGCAGAACTGCGCGCCGACATCGAGCGGCTGCTTTCCGACCCGGCCGCCTGA
- a CDS encoding YafY family protein translates to MSRRADRLFQIVQVLRGRRLTTAALLAQRLGVSERTVYRDIQALSLSGVPVEGEAGIGYRLRADFDVPPLMFTAMEVEALVAGLRLLKAWGGGALAAAADPALEKLMAALPPPRRLAAQQSRVFAPEYVNQAHVREAFDVVHGALGAHKLLQLDYCDVQQRITERVVMPLGLFFWGNAWLLATWCTTREDYRSFRLDRCRAIRMLDDHFHETPDRSLNGFLRAVRASGS, encoded by the coding sequence ATGAGCCGCCGCGCCGACCGCCTGTTCCAGATCGTGCAGGTGCTGCGCGGCCGCCGCCTGACCACGGCGGCGCTGCTGGCGCAGCGGCTCGGGGTCTCGGAACGCACCGTCTACCGTGATATCCAGGCGCTGTCGCTGTCGGGCGTGCCGGTCGAGGGCGAGGCCGGCATCGGCTACCGGCTGCGCGCCGACTTCGATGTCCCGCCGCTGATGTTCACCGCCATGGAAGTGGAAGCGCTGGTCGCCGGCCTGCGGCTGCTGAAGGCCTGGGGCGGCGGCGCGCTGGCCGCCGCGGCCGATCCCGCGCTGGAGAAGCTGATGGCGGCGCTGCCGCCGCCGCGCCGGCTGGCGGCGCAGCAAAGCCGCGTGTTCGCGCCCGAGTACGTCAACCAGGCGCACGTGCGCGAGGCCTTCGACGTGGTGCACGGCGCGCTGGGCGCGCACAAGCTGCTGCAGCTCGACTACTGCGACGTGCAGCAGCGCATCACCGAACGCGTGGTGATGCCGCTGGGGTTGTTCTTCTGGGGCAATGCCTGGCTGCTGGCAACGTGGTGCACCACGCGCGAGGACTACCGCAGCTTCCGGCTCGACCGCTGCCGCGCCATCCGCATGCTCGACGACCATTTCCACGAAACCCCGGACCGCTCGCTCAACGGCTTCCTGCGCGCGGTGCGCGCGAGCGGCAGCTGA
- a CDS encoding CidA/LrgA family protein: protein MLQTFAILLVFQSVGEVISYALTLPVPGPVLGMILLFGWLVFDDRLLPVIQGTTTELLKHLSLLFVPAGVGIMVHANRIEGEWLPILVALVVSTWLAIATTAVVTRMLMRKRSGTDTPPADPKGEQA from the coding sequence ATGCTCCAGACCTTTGCCATCCTGTTGGTTTTCCAGTCCGTCGGCGAGGTGATCAGCTACGCGCTGACCCTGCCCGTGCCCGGCCCCGTGCTGGGCATGATCCTGCTGTTCGGCTGGCTCGTCTTCGACGACCGGCTGCTGCCCGTGATTCAGGGCACCACCACCGAGCTGCTCAAGCACCTGTCGCTGCTGTTCGTGCCCGCCGGCGTCGGCATCATGGTCCACGCCAACCGCATCGAGGGCGAGTGGCTGCCGATCCTGGTCGCGCTGGTGGTGTCCACCTGGCTGGCCATTGCCACCACCGCCGTGGTCACGCGCATGCTGATGCGCAAGCGTTCCGGCACCGACACGCCGCCGGCCGACCCCAAGGGAGAACAGGCATGA